A part of Pararoseomonas sp. SCSIO 73927 genomic DNA contains:
- a CDS encoding DnaB-like helicase N-terminal domain-containing protein gives MANALILTGSTGRIILGPESDGTHGRIMLRIEDRGSDASASQTAILGDRHIRKIVDYLQGRAALNVPPSDIEAEQLVLGSVLAHTEFFRILVQDVSRRVFVDPVHQRIWDAIELLHGKGVAPTTEALRDYFECNDDLGEVGGPAYLTQLASRSCTLIVAAQLAGKLEDMRLAREAMAGRYDTDADIPF, from the coding sequence ATGGCGAATGCACTCATCCTGACCGGTTCGACCGGCCGCATCATTCTTGGGCCGGAGAGCGACGGTACGCACGGCCGCATCATGCTGCGGATTGAAGATCGCGGCTCGGATGCGTCGGCGTCCCAGACGGCCATCCTGGGCGACCGGCACATCCGGAAGATCGTGGACTACCTGCAGGGGCGCGCCGCCCTGAACGTGCCACCCTCGGACATCGAGGCGGAGCAGCTGGTCCTCGGCTCAGTCCTCGCTCATACCGAATTCTTCCGCATCCTCGTGCAGGACGTGTCCCGGCGCGTGTTCGTGGACCCCGTCCATCAGCGCATCTGGGATGCGATCGAGCTGCTGCATGGCAAGGGCGTAGCGCCGACGACGGAGGCACTACGCGACTATTTCGAGTGCAACGACGATTTGGGCGAGGTCGGTGGGCCGGCATACCTCACTCAGCTCGCTTCCAGGTCCTGCACCCTGATTGTAGCGGCTCAGCTTGCCGGGAAGCTGGAGGACATGCGCCTGGCGCGCGAGGCGATGGCCGGGCGCTACGACACCGACGCGGACATCCCCTTCTGA
- a CDS encoding S24 family peptidase — MENELEMLIRRIRERMDVMGWSERETMRQAGVNEHALRNIQKGHSPRPQTLAKLASALKVPPSYFLLAAAPQDGRPGVLQMETVFVKGAVQAGVWTDALEWDPGDWIEIQAPTDPRLPKGAERFGLLVRGRSMDRVYPPGSMLICVRYYDLLRGPKTGDDVIVMRRSVQLGGFEATVKEYQMDEEGRHVLWPRSTDPAFQAPIVIPQGAAPVASPNGSFATQDWDHAAFHQAGEPDVLITSRVISVLMDRATDL; from the coding sequence ATGGAAAACGAGCTAGAGATGCTGATCCGCCGCATCAGAGAGCGGATGGACGTCATGGGCTGGAGTGAACGGGAGACCATGCGTCAGGCCGGCGTGAATGAGCACGCGCTCCGCAATATTCAGAAGGGGCACTCGCCCCGTCCGCAGACATTGGCGAAGCTCGCCAGCGCGCTCAAAGTGCCGCCCAGCTACTTCCTACTGGCGGCAGCGCCTCAAGACGGCCGGCCGGGCGTCCTTCAGATGGAGACTGTCTTCGTGAAGGGCGCTGTGCAGGCAGGCGTATGGACGGACGCTCTGGAGTGGGATCCGGGCGACTGGATCGAAATCCAGGCCCCAACAGACCCGCGCCTTCCCAAGGGGGCGGAACGCTTCGGGCTTCTCGTCAGAGGGCGATCCATGGACAGGGTATATCCCCCCGGCTCCATGCTGATCTGCGTCCGCTATTACGACCTGCTGCGGGGCCCCAAGACTGGCGACGACGTCATCGTCATGCGCCGAAGTGTCCAACTCGGCGGGTTCGAGGCGACAGTGAAGGAGTACCAGATGGACGAGGAAGGGCGTCACGTCCTGTGGCCCAGAAGCACCGACCCCGCCTTTCAGGCGCCCATCGTCATCCCGCAGGGCGCCGCGCCGGTCGCCTCGCCGAACGGTAGCTTCGCCACCCAGGACTGGGATCACGCAGCCTTCCACCAGGCCGGGGAGCCAGACGTACTCATCACCTCACGGGTCATCAGCGTGCTCATGGATCGCGCCACCGATCTCTAG
- a CDS encoding DUF1376 domain-containing protein encodes MTQDARPEPLTPPDCDLRDFQHMQLDVRRLLTSETWVLGTAEEKVAALTLWLESWHQQPAASVPNNPRMLAHLSQAGARWPKVKEHALRGWVLCSDGRLYHPVVAEKALAAWEKRGAHRTRRESAAERQRRAREERDRLFEQARGRGLTVSWNASTADLRAMLAETPDDVTGPSPSHDPAHPVTRDRSEPVTEPVTPRHDLARLREGEGEGEGERRRATLSSPDGDAPAAGAGGGSSPAPPPEVAAAGPSPVDEALAAWEAICVPAGLSRVAKVTDSRKRAIAARLRGDFGGDLDRWRGYLRRIASSGFCLGGGDKGWKADIDWAAKPDSVVRVAEGKYDDRGSGGAPAKPARELNESYWDRPPSAVRQLPKPTLGTPERLAWDEAQFNRSAPHPVTRKSYAPT; translated from the coding sequence TTGACCCAGGACGCCCGGCCGGAACCTCTCACGCCGCCAGATTGCGACCTACGGGACTTCCAGCACATGCAGCTGGACGTGCGGCGGCTGCTCACCAGCGAAACTTGGGTGCTGGGAACCGCCGAGGAGAAAGTGGCAGCTCTCACCCTGTGGCTGGAGAGCTGGCACCAGCAGCCCGCGGCCAGCGTGCCGAACAACCCGCGCATGCTCGCCCACCTTTCCCAAGCCGGCGCCCGCTGGCCGAAGGTGAAGGAGCACGCCCTCCGCGGCTGGGTCCTGTGCAGCGACGGCCGGCTCTACCACCCCGTGGTGGCGGAGAAGGCGCTGGCGGCCTGGGAGAAGCGCGGCGCGCATCGCACGAGGCGGGAGAGCGCCGCGGAACGGCAGCGCCGGGCCCGCGAGGAGCGTGACCGCCTCTTCGAGCAGGCACGCGGGCGGGGCCTCACAGTGTCCTGGAATGCCAGCACCGCCGACCTGCGCGCGATGCTGGCGGAGACGCCCGACGACGTGACAGGCCCATCCCCGTCACATGACCCCGCACACCCTGTCACGCGTGACAGGTCGGAACCTGTCACGGAACCTGTCACGCCCCGTCACGACCTCGCACGGCTAAGAGAGGGAGAGGGAGAGGGAGAGGGAGAAAGAAGAAGAGCTACGCTCTCGTCGCCTGACGGCGACGCGCCCGCTGCCGGGGCTGGTGGGGGTTCCTCGCCAGCGCCACCCCCCGAGGTCGCGGCAGCCGGCCCGAGCCCCGTGGACGAGGCGCTCGCGGCCTGGGAGGCGATCTGCGTCCCGGCCGGGCTGTCCCGGGTCGCCAAGGTCACCGACAGCCGGAAGCGCGCCATCGCGGCGAGGTTGCGCGGCGACTTCGGCGGAGACCTGGACCGGTGGCGCGGCTACCTGCGCCGGATCGCCTCGTCCGGGTTCTGCCTCGGCGGCGGCGACAAGGGCTGGAAGGCCGACATCGATTGGGCGGCGAAGCCCGACAGCGTCGTGCGGGTCGCGGAGGGCAAGTACGACGACCGCGGTTCCGGAGGCGCGCCGGCGAAGCCCGCTCGCGAGCTGAACGAGAGCTACTGGGACCGCCCCCCGAGCGCAGTGCGACAGTTGCCAAAGCCCACGCTCGGGACGCCTGAGCGCCTCGCCTGGGACGAGGCGCAATTCAACCGATCCGCCCCTCACCCCGTGACCCGGAAGAGCTACGCCCCCACATGA